The stretch of DNA GTTTGCTTTCTGTTGCCCTGTTCCGCGTGTCGCCACGGATGGCCGTTAGCCATCACCCTGCCCTATGGAGTCCGGACTTTCCTCGCCCCCCCGGCCGAAACCGCGGGGCCGCGACTGCCTGGCCTGCTTTGCGAACGGCGATGTTAGCACGCGGCGGCGGTGCGCGCCGATGGACGGAGGGCCGCTGGCGACGAATGGCGGATGATCGATCGTAACGGGAATGCCATCGCAGGCAAGCGGCGAGTCGGCGTTATGTAGACGTTGAGTCGGAAGAATCGGTGCGCAGCCCAGGGCCGGCCGCACCCGGCCCCATTTCGATGCCAGCCTCAGCGTGCTCGCCGGCCGCGCCGGAACACCGTCGCATCGTCGTAGAACGAAGCCGCTTCGTTTTCCGTCCACCAGCCCGGAATCCCCAGCACCGGCAACGGCGCGAAGCGGCGCGGCGTAAGGTCGTCGTCGCCGGCCAGTCGATCCGCGACCGCGCGATCGAGCCACGCGTCGCGCGCGTCGGCGCTCCATCCGAAGTAGTCCGCCGGCACGTCGACGATCCACGCGTGCGCGGTGCACGCGCGATACGGCGCGATCAATTTCTCCAGCAACGCATGACCGAACGGACGCACTTCGCAGCGTTCGCCCCATGCGGCTCGCCCGGCGACGAACAGCGTGTGCCACTCGAAACCGCGCAGCGCCGCCGACAGTCGCGGATCCGCGCACGCGAACAGCACCGCGTTTTCGTCGAAGAGCGTCAGCGCATCGCGCAGACCGCCGCGCGTGGGGCCGACGCCGAGCGCGTCGATCGCCGCCGACTGCCGCGCGTTCAGCGCCGCCTTGATCCGCGGGAACGCGAACCACATCAGCGCATTGAAGAAGTCGTGCAGGTTGTGGCGGGTCGGCACGCAGCCGGTCGCCGCGATGTGCGCCTCATAGGCGGCGCCGGGCGGCAGGTCGTCCTGCGCGATGAACGACAGCGGCTCGCCGCGCCCGGTATGTCGGGCCGACGCGCGCGCGTCGGCGTTCAATTCGTCGAGATAACGCGCGTAACCCGCAAGCGCCGCCTGTTGCCAGCGGCGGCCGCGTCGCGCGAACGGTGAAAACCACGGTTGAGTCCAGTCGATCGCCGCGAAAGCGGACGGCGCAACGGCTTCGTTGCGCGCATCGGCGGACGGATGGGGCGGCACGGGCGCGTCATCGTGCACAGGCAGTCTCGTACCGCCCAGCACCGGGGGGACCGGATCGCCAGCCGTATCGCCCAGCACTGGCGACATCGTGCAAGCCGTCGCATCAGTACGCATTGGTGACCTTGGCCGGTCCACGACATCGCCGCGTACCATCGGAATTGCACGATCCACCGTATCATCCCGCACCGGCGACATCGCACTATCCGCAGCATCGCTACGCGCCGACGACATCGGCCGGGCCACCGCATCGTCCTGCATCGGCGACACCCCGCCGCTCACCGCATCGTCAGCCCCCGGCGGCGTCGCACCACCCGCCCCGTCACCGGGCGCCCCGCCGCCGCCCATCGCCAATCAAACCAGCCGCCAGCCGATCGACTCGCCGCCGCGCAGCGGCACGACCGGCGTTTCCCCCGCATCCACCTCGGCCGGCAGCGTCCACTGCTCGCGCCGCAGCGTGACCTGCTCGCCACTGCGCGGCAGCCCGTAAAAATCCGCGCCGAAGAAACTCGCGAACCCTTCGAGCCGGTCGAGCGCGCCCGCGTTGTCGAACGCCTCCGCGTACAGTTCGAGCGCATGCAGCGCCGTATAACAGCCCGCGCAGCCGCACGCATGCTCCTTCAGCCCCTTCGGATGCGGCGCGCTGTCGGTGCCGAGGAAAAAGCGCGGGTCGCCGGACGTCGCCGCGTCGACGAGCGCAACGCGATGCGTCTCGCGCTTCAGCACCGGCAGACAGTAGTAGTGCGGACGAATGCCGCCCTGGAAGATCGCATTGCGGTTGTACAGCAGATGATGCGCGGTGATCGTCGCGCCGAGCAGCCCCGGCGCCGCGCCGTCCGCGCGGATGTAGTCGACCGCGTCCTTCGTCGTGATGTGCTCGAACACGACCTTGAGCTGAGGGAAATCGCGGCGCAGCGGCGTCATCACACGGTCGATGAACACCTTCTCGCGGTCGAACAGGTCGATGTCCGCGTTCGTCACTTCGCCATGCACGAGCAGCGGCATCCCGACTTCCTGCATCGCTTCCAGCGTCTGCGCGCACTTGCGCAGGTCGGTGACGCCAGCGTCCGAATTCGTCGTCGCGCCCGCCGGATACAGCTTCACGCCGTGCACGAAGCCGCTCGCCTTCGCGCGGCGGATCTCGTCGGCCGGCGTGTTGTC from Paraburkholderia caballeronis encodes:
- the pyrC gene encoding dihydroorotase, whose product is MNASSPTTLTLTRPDDWHLHVRDGAMLAAVLPHTARQFGRAIIMPNLKPPVTTTGQAGAYRERILAALPAGMRFEPLMTLYLTDNTPADEIRRAKASGFVHGVKLYPAGATTNSDAGVTDLRKCAQTLEAMQEVGMPLLVHGEVTNADIDLFDREKVFIDRVMTPLRRDFPQLKVVFEHITTKDAVDYIRADGAAPGLLGATITAHHLLYNRNAIFQGGIRPHYYCLPVLKRETHRVALVDAATSGDPRFFLGTDSAPHPKGLKEHACGCAGCYTALHALELYAEAFDNAGALDRLEGFASFFGADFYGLPRSGEQVTLRREQWTLPAEVDAGETPVVPLRGGESIGWRLV
- a CDS encoding DUF3025 domain-containing protein, which produces MPPHPSADARNEAVAPSAFAAIDWTQPWFSPFARRGRRWQQAALAGYARYLDELNADARASARHTGRGEPLSFIAQDDLPPGAAYEAHIAATGCVPTRHNLHDFFNALMWFAFPRIKAALNARQSAAIDALGVGPTRGGLRDALTLFDENAVLFACADPRLSAALRGFEWHTLFVAGRAAWGERCEVRPFGHALLEKLIAPYRACTAHAWIVDVPADYFGWSADARDAWLDRAVADRLAGDDDLTPRRFAPLPVLGIPGWWTENEAASFYDDATVFRRGRRAR